Part of the Nicotiana tabacum cultivar K326 chromosome 20, ASM71507v2, whole genome shotgun sequence genome, AGGTAAAAATATTAGAGAgaacccatttttatttatttgattttactcTTGAGTAATTACTCTTCAATTAAGTTAGTTATGAATCGTCCACTAAATGGTGGCAGGGATACATACTTGGGAATCCAGTAACAATAATTCCTGATCAAGATAACTATAAGATCCCTTTTGCTCATGGGATGGGCCTTATTTCTGATGAATTATACAAGGCATGGAAACTACTCTTTCacattgcttcttttctttcaagtTTTTGTTATCACCCACCAATACTTAACCTACTCTACTAATTAAGTGGATTTGATTATTTTCTTAAACAGTCATTAAAGGGTAACTGTGGAGGAGAGTACAACCATATTAATCCAAGCAACACACTCTGTTCAAAAGATATGCGTACTTTCAATTGGGTTAGCGATACACTTTCGTCTGATTAAATATCGATTCCTACCTGGCCAGTACTGTTTAAAGTTTAAACTAAACAAAATAACTTAAATCTTAATAGTTAACTTGTGCAGTTGCTTAAAGGAATTGTTGCAGCTCATATTCTAGAGCCCAATTGTGACCAGTCGTTGTATGGCTCAAGAAGATCGTTGGCTCGCAAGCTCCCTCTAGAGCTTAACACTCCTGCTAAACCTGGAGTAAAATGTCTAGTAAGATATATATTAAGCATCTTTTTTCTTCCTCTACTACAACGTCAGCATTTTGAAACAAATTCAATTTGGCTAAACGACTAACATTTGGGACCTGACAAAGTAGGGCGCCGTGGAGTAACAGTCACTTTTAAGCtcgttatttaaaatatttatattttacaatgtatttaaagattagccaatttACCCAAATTCCAGGACTAAGTAGCTTGAATTTGGAAATTCAGGACTTAGTGTCCTGAATATTTGAGCTGCTataatttgaaattcaggactaagtgttctgaatttctgaactactaatttaaaattcaggacataagattCGAACTTCTGGACACAAATTTCGAACTTTAGGACACGATGTCccgaagtttgaactttgaggtTTAAACTCTAGGACGTCGTGTGCTGGAGTTTGTGCAAAATTAgctaatatttaaatatattgtaaactgtgaatatattttaaacagaATGCTTAAAAGTGGTTACCTCATGTCATTTCCACGACAAAGTACTTGTTAATATTTTCTCATTTTCCTTGTCGATTCTATTATGGATTGAATGTTTTGTTGCGATTTTACCACTTGACCAAATATTTACGTTAGTGGGTGACAGGGCAGGGGCGGAGCCAGCCTTTCGGTCATGGTTCGACCTAACTCAATAACTTGAATCTAAATcttgtatttgtcttaagaaatttattggatatatataaattattaatttagaatgcAATAGCTTAAAAAAACTAGAATCTCGCACTCATTAGCTTTAAATCTTGCCTCCGCCTGTGTGACAGGGTGAGTCTGTAGTGTTGTAATTCAGCATGTATTTCGCATATAAAGTAATTGGTGCTCCTGTTGTATTTTATAGGGTGATTGGCTACATCTCTCTGAGATTTGGGCTAATGATGAGAATGTGAGAGAGGCTCTTCATGTTCGAAAGGTATGaaattttattaagaaaagaaaaggtTCAATTTGGAATACTGATGTTGATGACTAAGTTAGGAGATCAAACACGTACAGGGGACAATTGGAGCTTGGGAAAAATGCAGGAGTAACTTGCCTTTTACAATGAATGTGAACAACACTATATCATATCATGCATATCTTAGCACTAAAGGCTTGAAATCTCTTATTTACAGGTAAGAAATGTTTTCTAAGAAATATGAGAAATAATGGACTAGACATATTTCTTATGCAACTACGAAATTTTTGGGATGCCCCTGGCATTAATTCTTTCACtaccaaaaaaaattgaaattagcTAGAACTTCATCGCTAATCTATTGTTAAATTGCTCGTAACTGacagaatttcttgataatccaTCGCTAAACAGGATTAGCGACGGATTTTTCTATTTCTCTATAGAATTTGTCCGTCTAATTCCTAGTATTTTTAGTAGTGTTTATTTTTGTTTCATCTCTTTGTTGACATGAACCTTGAGGATTCTAGCTTGACACTGAAGCGTAATAATCACATCTTTTGTTTTCATCTTTTTTCGAGAACAGTGGTGACCATGACATGATAACTCCATTTATATCAACGCAAGCATGGATTAAATCACTAAATTACTCCATTGTTGACGATTGGAGGCCATGGATTGTTAATGGTCAAGTTGCAGGGTGTGTTACCaaaatcttatttatttttcttcacttCTAACTTTATTTAGCACTCCTCTAGATTTAAAGAGTGAAATTGAAATCTTTAATCTTTATTGTTGCATAGATATACAAGAAGTTTTTCCAACCAAATGACATTTGCGACATTGAAGGCAAGAATAGACTTCCATTTGTTTTCTATTAcctaaatatatatttacttcATTCTTTTGGATCTAACTCATGAGGGCATTAATCTATTTCAGGGAGCAGGACATACTGCGCCAAATTGGGCTCCAGCGGAATGTCTTGCCATGCTAAAGAGATGGTTATCAAATAAACCACTCTAGACAAAAGGGGATTGCTAAGATGGTCAGCATCCCCCACCTAGAACCCAAGATCGTGGGTTTGAATCACCAAACAAATAGGATCAAAGGGGAATTAaaagggaggggaataaaaaaaaaatgaaccaCTCTAGCTGATTTTAGAATctatttcataattttttttctcATTGTTGTCTTTCTCTATAATAATGGTCTATGGAATCTCGTCAATTTTATGATAAATAATTTTAGAGATATATCTTTTGTAATTCATAAAGATTTGCAATATTCTTATAATCGTCACATAATTCTAAATGTTTATTATGAAAGAATATAATTAATTTctcatatctatatatatattaaagctaTAAAGTTGCCATAAATAATTGATTATgtagttaagccaagtggcaaactaataaatatcaatagtatatggtaactttattctatatttgattatgttagtcaaatatatatataaaaatttaaatttgaattaaaataaaaaaaatatcttttattaccatgttatcatacttaattcggttatatatataaattttaaatttgaattaaaataaaaaaaatatcttttattaccatgttatcatacttaattcggttagtGATCATATGCAATTatattaggaacttttgttatcttaATTCAGATTATGTAAATTCCACTTCGCCTctagcaaaaataaataaataatatttcataTAACTATAAACTCTTTTACATTTAAAATCTTATAATTATAATTCTTTAAAACActatagctagatttgaataaagtgaatttcttttaaaataaatataatgtaTAAGGTACATGTCTATGTTTATAACAACAAAAAAAGtttaaaagttgataaaaatttacttgcatatataatgaagtaaacctacatgctggagaaagaaacattaCAAAAATCAATCAATATTCAACAcaagttgttttttttctttttgaaaaatatttgtttgaagagtcaatttatATAaaggacatcaaacaaataacaaaactttgacTATATAATTGATTAATTTCTATTTAACTCCTTCTAGGAATTGAAGGATATAAGCCGACCTCTTCATTTAGCTGCAGTCAAACCAACATTGCAAGGGTGTAGTATTTTTTTCATTGaaaaatattagttttgaatcattagattatgtgaaagatttTTTTCTCGAATTCAAAAGGAGGgatattggtttctaattgatagtttctatagcgattTTCAAGTGTAACGAAAaagtatatttaaaaaaattggtattacgtgaaatagttatttttaaaatgtaaacaaattatttcgaaatggaattattttttaaattataatgtaatttttaaaataaaagataagatatttttaaattttagtagagagttttaaaataattataatagaagtcatatcatGGATAAAATCAAGAAACCAAAATCTTATGGATTATTACATAAATATCCGGCCagatttattatttactttttatagctaatatacatagatgatatacctattacacacgattatacacatgTTACATATGAATTATAAACAAATTACACATCCTTAattttttagtttaagtggttggGTGAGCTCCTGTTTAGGTTGAtaagataaagccaaaagaaaaatatgacaaAATTTCAACTAaagattaaaaatataaatagagTTCTTATGTAGACAATATCTATTAAAACTCATCATTTTATTACGAAATTACTTaattttgtgtaacaaaagaaagaaaaacataaaaaaaataggataaaagaaaataaatatagaaaaaatgtatgaaaaatttaaaaatcagaaataagaGACGACAACGAATTTCTTCTTCTGTTTCATCTTTGTGGAGTGTAAAAAATTTGGAAGAtgatctcatcgatttcaaatatttttttcaactcaaatacatagattataagataaggatatcttagaatattttttttatttacattgtgtgtcgtttttaaaaaaatcactATTGCTAACAAAGTGATATGATattcaaatttgaatttaattataatttaagtagtttgcattgaggttaagccaagcaTGGTGAAAAAATTGCTtagcaattttaagacaatatatgcaatgttatataataacaatcaattaatctaacatttaatgattcaaagaacaaaaaatcTGTATATGTAAGGGTattcaaaatttgaaatttgtggctagagatatcgataaattcaaaatggagtcatactgaaataaaatTTACCGactaaagaatcatttaaattttttgcTAGCCGATTaaagtaaattttaaattaaggataatatcttcacttgcatcattataaaaataattattttattgatatatatataatgttgtagaaattgaaattttaaaatagaaatatttttttaaacataatagcataccaaataagaatttaaatagtagtaaaagagtcacgTCGTAACCAAAGAATCGTTCATATTGTGCCAACCTTTGTGCTTTTCCAGAGCTCATAAATACGAGTTATTATTTCGTGattatttttaggttccaatgacaccaataagaatggtgcaaaaataaaattatcactacgagatttgagaaaatgttagcctttttcatgtagtgtttcatAAACAATATctaacgattatctataattaccTAGATCgtttaaattttaaggttatttacatataattcaaataactcacatatttaacatggttaatgtcaaatatcaaaatggagtcatactagAAAGAAAATCACTGGCTAAAGAACTTTTTAAATTTTAGATAAccgactaaaatgagttttgaattaaggataatattttcacttacGTTGTTCATATAactattattgaaaaataaaattttagaaactgaaaatttaaaatagaaataattttagaatatatcaacacaccaaataagagttcaagctgtcgtaaaagagtcaagtcgtatccaaagagtcattcatagtctcaacctttgattgttttgccataaatatgagttattattttgctttctgactatttttttttatccAATGACACCGGCGAGAAtggtaccaaaaaagaaaaatagaattataactaggagatttgagaaatgtttaatcattttcatgtcttaattaatatccaatgattatctatatttatcgagaaggtttaaattttaagattttttacgtataatccaaataactcaaatatttaatATAGTTAGTGTCCGCGCATCTGCGCGGGTGCTAATACTAGTTAAGAAATTCTAAGAGAATGTGATACAATTAGGTAAGAAatctaaaatttataggaattgaATTACCATATATTTTATTAACTGTTCTGCATTTAAAAGGTTGCGATCTCGTGGAGGAAAATTTGGTGATATTAAGAAGTTACCTCTATTGAAAGAGATATATTTTCATTACGTTCAAATCTCTCCCACAACTTTTTCCAAGCTTATCAACAAATGCCCTTCTATTGTTGAATTAACGTTGAAAGATTGTTCCTCCCAAAATTCCTTCTGAGTGCCTTATCTGATTGAACTTAAAAAGGTTCATTTGAATGGCAAAAGAAATTGGGGCAATAGAAATAAAAGCACGAAATTTGGAGGAGTTCCACTTGTTTAGTTCATTATCGCCAGCACTGAAAACTGAAAATTGATTGTGAATACATTCCCTAAAGAGACCTTTATagcaagaaaataaataaaatcaaagtTTTGAGTCATGAATTGGAGAATTTAAGCTTAAGTGATATGGTTGACTTACAAGAATCTATCATTGTATTGACCGGTTGGTTCAAGGCTAAGGCTAATGGAAGTTGAGATTGGATTGAAGTATGTTCGTGCAACAATAGGTTGCTTGAGTTGAGAACTTCTTATTACTGAAAATTTGGGCACTGGAATGAATGTTCAGATATAACTTTTCAGTGGAAAACATTATAGTGTTAGCAAGCAACAAGCTTTTTCCTTAAAGGAACAATGATACCCTACCAAACTGCAACAACTAGAAGATGGaaataaacaacaaataaaaaaCAATTCTCAGCTGGACGCCACGCAAACAAAAAACTGATAGACCAATAATTTCAAATGCCTGGCTATCCAGCAGATTGGTAATATCAAGAGACAGAATAACATGTAGGAATTGACTAATAAAAGTCAGTTTAAAACTTCTCCAAAAGAACATACAAGTTCTGTTATCAGATAACCAAATGATAATAAGGGACAAACTCCTAAGCCAGCATTAACAAGTCAAAAATTGATCCACATCGTCGAAAGCTCAACCTTGGCGACTACACGATTTCCAGCAGCTTTTTAATATCCCTCTGCAACAAGAGCGTGAATCCATAAGAATCAATACACAAGTTATGTTATACAAGCAGTTGGAGGAAAAACTAGCACAAAACGGTTACCTCAATTGTCAGAGGAGAGGTGGTAGGATAATAGCGATCAGCAGCCTGTCCATTCTTATCAACCAGGAACTTAGCAAAATTCCACTGAATATCATCCCCAAATATTCCCCACTTTCCCGATTTCAAGAACTTATAAAGAGGAGATGCATTTTCACCATTCACTTCAATCTAATTCAACACACAAAAAAGAGACCCCATTGAATAGTAAATCATGAATTCTAGGGAAACACGTTATTTCACAATGTAATGGTGTCCTTTTACAATGCAACACGAATGCTTATAGCTGACGGAAGATGCCTACGAATTTTATTGTATATAATCTAATTTAAGGATAGAAAGGCAGCTTTTCTGTTTTTTCAGGATATTCCAACAGAATAGTAATCACTTTTAAAACACTGAAACACAAAAGTAGAGAGAGGTCTGTTTAAAACATGGGACATACTACCAAGCAAATCATCAATTAGTAGCTAATAAAACAATGATCTATCAAGAATATTGTCCTTTCAATACCTTGTCAAATATAGGGAACTCTGACTTGAAACGTGTACAAACGAAGTCTAAGATCTGATCATTGCTCCCTGGTTCTTCCTCGCCAAATTGATTGCAAGGAAATGCCAATATTTCCAGGCCTGTGTTTAAATATGAAAAGAACTTTAAGTTTCAAAACTAAATGGAAAGAACTTAAAAGACAATTAATGGCAGTTTTAATGTTGAAACCATAATTATGTGATTCAAATAGTCTAGATGTAGACTTTAACTGAACATAATGTTTCATTCTTTTCAAACACTaccccttcttcttctttatttgcAGAATTCATCCTCCGTTTAGGAGGAATTGGTCCAGGAAAAGAGAGATATAAGTTGAGAAACAACCAGAAGGGTAAAATGGTAACTTGAATAAAGACACATACCTTGATCTTTGTACTTCTCATATAATTGGTTGAGTTCTGCGTAGTTTGAGTTAGTCATCCCGCTGTGGACAACACAATCGATTACATTGAAAAGTTCAATGAAGTGAAATGAATCATAGAATGTGTAGAAcgaatgaaagaaaagaaaatagttaagaTAGGTAGCAATACTTGAGAAAGCCGACAATGTTTTGTGTTGGCTGAAGTTCTTGTAATACTTATTGGTGATTAATAAAATCATTTAGTTACCAAAAAAGAAGAAACCAGTTCTTAGAGTTATGATTTTCATCTGAACAAAGGTTGTTTGTTTCCCTGGACTTCAACTGGTATCAGAGAAATTACAAAAAGAAATCACACACGCATACAACTATAAATATGATGGATGGAAATAGATGATTTTACCACTTGGAAGCAACATTCACGATAAGTAGGACCTTTCCTTTGTAGCTACTAAGATCTATATCATTTCCCTTTGAATCCTGTGAGCAAATGAGACAGCATGTTCAGGAAAGGGAAAAAGGTACAAGTAAATGAACAATTTCATTGTGGTCACTTGTACCTTTTTTATGGTATATATTTGTAGCAGACTCAACCAAGTTATTTCATCTTTTTCTTATGAGTaggggtcgggtcggatatggttcgggtcgaaaaCGGATAATGAAAAAAACCGATAAATTATCCGATCCggcccatatttaatacggataaaaaaacAGGTTAACcgatggataatatgggtaaccatattatccatgagtTCTtacatatgatcacttttgggagaattctaaGTCTCTCTAACTTggggaacccccaatttgaggctttacaaatgtaaaagttagactcattggtcttatccattttctaaatgaataatatggttcttatccatatttgacccatttttaaaaagttcattatccaacccattttttagtggataatatgggcaGTTAACTGTTTTGTTTTAACTATTTTGTCACCCCTACTTATGTGTTTTCTCACTGTTTATAGGGCGAAAGCACATAAAGGTGCTATTTCAGCATGGGGAAGAGCTAAAGCCTCGAGGCATGGGGCGAAAGCAATTAAAATAACAGCAGATAAGGTGTAGAGATGCTAATAGAAATATCTAAGCATGTGTGTATCTTCTCTGCCTCCTTTCATTCTGTTGAATGGTTGAAATTCAGTAT contains:
- the LOC107823005 gene encoding serine carboxypeptidase-like 17 isoform X1 is translated as MKFSKMCLYFSNLYYTVLFCFLVLAIFPQLVVAGSPVKYLPGFEGPLPFELETGYIGVGEADEVQLYYYFVKSQSNPKIDPLILWFTGGPGCSTLNAVALELGPMMFDDREYNGSLPTLSSNPFAYTKVANIIFVDFPVGTGFSYATTVKSNHSNNLQAGDHAYQFLRKWLLTEHPEYINNPFYVGGDSYSGITLPVVTQVISYGIDAGIKPWIDLKGYILGNPVTIIPDQDNYKIPFAHGMGLISDELYKSLKGNCGGEYNHINPSNTLCSKDMRTFNWLLKGIVAAHILEPNCDQSLYGSRRSLARKLPLELNTPAKPGVKCLGDWLHLSEIWANDENVREALHVRKGTIGAWEKCRSNLPFTMNVNNTISYHAYLSTKGLKSLIYSGDHDMITPFISTQAWIKSLNYSIVDDWRPWIVNGQVAGYTRSFSNQMTFATLKGAGHTAPNWAPAECLAMLKRWLSNKPL
- the LOC107796059 gene encoding putative glutathione peroxidase 8 — translated: MASQSEKKPESVFDFTVKDSKGNDIDLSSYKGKVLLIVNVASKCGMTNSNYAELNQLYEKYKDQGLEILAFPCNQFGEEEPGSNDQILDFVCTRFKSEFPIFDKIEVNGENASPLYKFLKSGKWGIFGDDIQWNFAKFLVDKNGQAADRYYPTTSPLTIERDIKKLLEIV